In Achromobacter spanius, the following proteins share a genomic window:
- the hisS gene encoding histidine--tRNA ligase codes for MTQAFQKVAAIRGMNDVLPGPSARWEQFEEIVRGWLRGYGYRNVRTPVLEHTRLFTRGIGEVTDIVEKEMYTFTDALNGESLTMRPEMTAGIVRASIEHNMLYDRPQRVYSIGPVFRHERPQRGRYRQFHQIDVEALGFVGPDVDAELIVMLARLWKLLGLTDVRLELNSLGQPAERAAHRAALIEHLEKHRDILDEDGQRRLYTNPLRVLDTKNPAMQEMANSAPRLFDFLGDESRAHFEGVCQRLTEAGIEYSLNPRLVRGLDYYNLTVFEWVTDRLGSQGTVCGGGRYDGLIELLGGKPAPAVGFAIGMERLLDLWEQSVQLDTPAECDVYVVHQGEEAQRLAASVGETLRDAGLSVIVHAGSAGFKSQFKRADASGARVAVILGADEVTSQTASVKYLRADAQGDNAQQQVPLADLAAVLNNKG; via the coding sequence ATGACTCAAGCTTTCCAGAAAGTCGCCGCCATACGCGGCATGAATGACGTGTTGCCCGGGCCGAGCGCCCGCTGGGAACAATTCGAGGAAATCGTGCGCGGCTGGCTGCGCGGCTACGGCTATCGCAATGTGCGTACGCCCGTGCTTGAGCATACGCGCCTGTTCACGCGCGGCATCGGCGAAGTCACCGACATCGTCGAAAAAGAGATGTACACGTTCACCGATGCCTTGAACGGTGAATCGCTGACGATGCGCCCTGAAATGACGGCAGGCATCGTGCGCGCCTCCATCGAGCACAACATGCTCTATGACCGCCCGCAGCGCGTCTACTCGATTGGTCCGGTGTTTCGCCACGAACGCCCGCAGCGCGGCCGCTACCGCCAGTTTCATCAGATCGACGTGGAAGCCTTGGGCTTCGTCGGTCCCGATGTGGACGCCGAACTCATCGTCATGCTGGCCCGCCTGTGGAAGTTGCTGGGCTTGACGGATGTGCGCCTGGAGCTGAATTCCCTGGGGCAGCCCGCTGAACGCGCCGCGCACCGCGCCGCGCTGATCGAGCACCTGGAAAAGCACCGCGACATTCTCGACGAAGACGGCCAGCGCCGCTTGTACACGAACCCGTTGCGCGTGCTGGACACCAAGAACCCCGCCATGCAGGAAATGGCGAACAGCGCGCCGCGCCTGTTTGATTTCCTGGGCGATGAGTCCCGCGCGCACTTTGAAGGTGTGTGCCAGCGTCTGACCGAAGCCGGCATTGAATACAGCTTGAACCCGCGCCTGGTGCGCGGCCTGGACTACTACAACCTGACTGTGTTCGAGTGGGTTACCGATCGTCTGGGTTCGCAAGGTACGGTGTGCGGCGGCGGTCGCTACGACGGGCTGATCGAACTGCTTGGCGGCAAGCCCGCTCCGGCGGTCGGCTTCGCAATCGGCATGGAACGCCTGCTTGACCTTTGGGAACAAAGTGTCCAGCTCGACACCCCGGCGGAATGCGATGTCTACGTGGTGCACCAAGGCGAAGAAGCGCAGCGCCTGGCGGCGAGCGTCGGCGAAACCTTGCGTGATGCCGGCCTTTCGGTGATCGTGCATGCGGGTTCGGCCGGCTTCAAGTCCCAATTCAAGCGCGCGGATGCCAGCGGCGCCCGGGTTGCGGTTATTCTTGGCGCCGACGAAGTCACTTCGCAGACCGCCAGCGTCAAATATTTGCGTGCGGACGCCCAGGGCGACAACGCGCAGCAGCAGGTGCCGCTTGCGGACCTGGCTGCGGTACTGAACAACAAGGGTTAA
- a CDS encoding YfgM family protein: MAYDLEEQEKLDAIKAWWARYGTLVVSLFAAVALAWGGWWGWKAYESHRTNQAMGYFEALEDAARLGGADSSVRIKAAAATLREQYPATGYAARGALVAAQALQAQKDDAGAREQLEWLAAQGKNPSMQAVARLRLAGMLLDQKQFDAALAQLNNPPAAFAALFADRRGDVLAAQGKRDEARAAWQSAIDGLGTANPLTQVVQLKLDALSGA, from the coding sequence ATGGCATACGATCTCGAAGAACAGGAAAAGCTGGACGCCATCAAGGCGTGGTGGGCGCGATACGGCACGCTGGTTGTGTCGCTGTTTGCCGCGGTGGCGCTGGCGTGGGGCGGATGGTGGGGCTGGAAGGCCTACGAGTCGCATCGCACCAACCAGGCCATGGGCTACTTCGAGGCGCTGGAAGACGCCGCCCGTCTGGGTGGCGCCGATTCGTCGGTACGCATCAAGGCCGCCGCCGCCACGCTGCGCGAACAGTACCCGGCCACTGGCTATGCCGCGCGCGGCGCGCTGGTCGCGGCGCAGGCGCTGCAAGCGCAGAAAGACGATGCCGGCGCACGTGAACAACTGGAATGGTTGGCCGCACAGGGCAAGAATCCGTCCATGCAAGCCGTTGCCCGGCTGCGCCTGGCCGGCATGCTGCTGGATCAAAAGCAGTTTGATGCCGCGCTGGCGCAATTGAACAATCCGCCGGCTGCGTTTGCCGCCTTGTTCGCGGATCGCCGTGGCGATGTCCTTGCCGCGCAGGGCAAGCGCGATGAGGCGCGTGCGGCGTGGCAAAGCGCCATCGATGGCCTGGGTACGGCTAACCCGCTGACCCAAGTCGTGCAACTGAAATTGGATGCCCTGAGCGGAGCGTGA
- the bamB gene encoding outer membrane protein assembly factor BamB, producing MRKFAPGRTWRGAVCLAGLLALGGCGLFSHDDGRYDPAPLTEYKAGMSVRQVWSTSIGSGSGLGFAPTVLGSAVYAATPDGSVGKFDLQSGRPLWKAKTDSKLSAGAGSDGTTTAVASPDGEVIAFDDTGKVKWKVRATSDVTVPPVVGYGIVVVRSGDYRIQAFDANSGERVWNVQRPGPSLALRSVSQMVLAEGLIISGLPGGKLMAIASDSGNVQWEGTVATPRGASDLERLTDVVGTPRIAGNLLCAVAYQGRIVCFDVTAGGRPLWAKDFSSVSGMTLDERFAYAADQNSVVSAFALDNGGNVWKQAALKNRQLTAPALLGGALAVGDLEGYLHFLSRSDGSLMARLSVGGGAVVSPPQTTPQGVLVQTGNGNLVLIGAN from the coding sequence ATGCGTAAATTTGCACCTGGTCGTACGTGGCGTGGCGCCGTTTGCCTGGCAGGCTTGCTTGCATTGGGCGGTTGCGGCCTGTTTTCCCATGACGATGGCCGTTATGATCCCGCGCCGCTGACCGAATACAAGGCGGGAATGTCGGTGCGTCAGGTCTGGTCTACGTCGATCGGCAGCGGGTCCGGCCTGGGCTTCGCGCCCACGGTGCTGGGCTCCGCCGTCTACGCCGCCACGCCGGACGGTTCGGTCGGCAAGTTCGACCTGCAAAGCGGCCGTCCCTTGTGGAAGGCCAAGACCGATTCCAAGCTGTCGGCCGGCGCCGGCAGCGACGGCACTACTACCGCCGTCGCCTCGCCTGATGGCGAAGTCATCGCCTTCGACGACACTGGCAAGGTCAAGTGGAAGGTCCGCGCCACCAGCGACGTTACCGTCCCGCCGGTGGTGGGCTATGGCATCGTCGTGGTCCGTAGCGGCGACTACCGCATCCAGGCGTTCGATGCCAACAGCGGCGAACGAGTTTGGAACGTTCAGCGTCCCGGCCCGTCACTGGCCTTGCGCAGCGTGTCGCAGATGGTTCTGGCCGAAGGCCTGATCATCTCGGGGCTGCCTGGTGGCAAGCTGATGGCAATTGCGTCGGACAGCGGCAACGTGCAATGGGAAGGCACCGTGGCGACGCCGCGTGGCGCCAGCGACCTGGAACGCCTGACCGACGTTGTCGGCACGCCGCGCATCGCGGGAAATCTTCTTTGCGCGGTGGCCTATCAAGGGCGTATCGTCTGCTTTGATGTCACGGCTGGCGGCCGTCCGCTGTGGGCCAAGGATTTTTCCAGCGTCAGCGGCATGACGCTGGATGAGCGCTTTGCCTATGCGGCGGATCAAAATAGCGTCGTCAGCGCGTTTGCGCTTGATAATGGCGGCAATGTGTGGAAGCAGGCGGCCCTGAAGAACCGTCAACTGACCGCACCGGCCCTGCTGGGTGGCGCGTTGGCGGTTGGCGATCTGGAAGGCTATCTGCACTTTCTGTCGCGTAGTGACGGCAGCCTGATGGCGCGGCTGTCCGTGGGTGGAGGCGCCGTTGTTTCGCCGCCGCAAACCACCCCCCAAGGTGTGCTGGTCCAGACGGGCAATGGCAATCTCGTCCTGATCGGCGCCAATTAA
- the der gene encoding ribosome biogenesis GTPase Der: MSFKPVVALVGRPNVGKSTLFNRLTRSRAALVADFSGLTRDRHYGEGRVGEIPFIAIDTGGFEPVAKDGILLEMARQTRQAIAEADVVVFLVDARAGLNAHDHEIAQLLRKSGQQRVLLAVNKAEGMGLGPAISEFHELGLGQPYPISAAHGDGIVDLIELALKDLAEPPSEEEPFEEGEGEHDHRIKLAIVGRPNVGKSTLINTLMGEERVIAFDLPGTTRDAIEIDFDRDGRRYTLIDTAGLRKRGKVFEAVEKFSVIKTLQAIEASNVVLLMLDAHTEISEQDAHIAGFVLETGRAVVVAINKWDGLDGEEKERIEREFQRKLRFLSFARMHTISALRGQGIKPLLKSINSAHAAAFAKLSTPKLTRELQAAIEQQQPPRKGIFRPKMRYAHQGGQNPPLVVIHGNALDAIPDSYRRYLETRFRNAFDLAGTPLRIEFKSSHNPYAQES; encoded by the coding sequence GTGTCTTTCAAGCCTGTCGTTGCCCTGGTCGGTCGCCCCAATGTGGGGAAGTCGACCCTTTTCAACCGCCTGACGCGATCTCGCGCCGCGTTGGTGGCCGATTTTTCCGGCCTGACCCGCGATCGCCATTACGGTGAGGGCAGGGTAGGCGAGATCCCGTTCATCGCTATCGATACCGGTGGTTTCGAGCCTGTCGCCAAGGACGGTATCTTGCTGGAGATGGCTCGCCAGACCCGGCAGGCCATCGCCGAAGCCGACGTAGTGGTGTTTTTGGTCGACGCGCGCGCGGGCCTGAACGCCCACGATCACGAGATCGCCCAACTGCTGCGCAAGTCGGGCCAGCAGCGAGTTCTGCTGGCGGTGAACAAGGCTGAAGGCATGGGCTTGGGCCCCGCCATTTCCGAGTTCCATGAACTGGGTTTGGGCCAGCCCTATCCGATTTCGGCGGCGCACGGCGACGGCATCGTCGACCTGATCGAGCTTGCGCTTAAAGATCTGGCCGAGCCGCCCTCGGAAGAAGAACCTTTCGAAGAAGGCGAGGGCGAGCACGATCACCGCATCAAGCTGGCGATCGTGGGCCGTCCGAACGTGGGCAAGTCGACGCTCATCAACACGCTGATGGGCGAAGAGCGCGTGATTGCGTTCGACCTGCCCGGCACGACGCGCGACGCCATCGAAATTGATTTTGACCGTGATGGCCGCCGCTACACGCTGATCGACACCGCCGGCTTGCGCAAGCGCGGCAAGGTGTTCGAGGCTGTCGAGAAGTTCTCCGTCATCAAGACGCTGCAGGCCATCGAGGCCAGCAACGTCGTGCTGCTGATGCTGGACGCGCATACCGAGATCTCCGAGCAGGATGCCCACATTGCGGGTTTCGTGCTGGAAACGGGTCGCGCCGTGGTGGTTGCCATCAACAAATGGGATGGCCTGGACGGCGAGGAAAAGGAACGCATCGAACGCGAATTCCAGCGCAAGCTGCGTTTCCTGTCGTTCGCGCGCATGCACACGATTTCCGCGTTGCGCGGGCAGGGCATCAAGCCGCTGCTGAAGTCCATCAATTCGGCGCATGCCGCGGCGTTCGCCAAGTTGTCCACGCCGAAGCTGACGCGTGAACTGCAGGCCGCCATCGAGCAGCAACAGCCGCCGCGCAAGGGTATCTTCCGCCCCAAGATGCGGTATGCGCACCAAGGTGGCCAAAACCCGCCGCTGGTCGTTATCCACGGCAACGCGCTCGATGCCATCCCCGATTCGTATCGCCGCTATCTGGAAACGCGTTTCCGTAATGCGTTTGACCTGGCCGGTACGCCGCTGCGCATCGAATTCAAGTCGTCGCACAACCCCTACGCGCAGGAAAGCTGA
- the hisC gene encoding histidinol-phosphate transaminase yields the protein MSRFWSPVVGTLSPYVPGEQPKLQNLVKLNTNEHPYGPSPRVLEAIRAASDDTLKLYPDPSSDQLRQAIAAAVGVQASQVFVGNGSDEVLAHAFLALLKHDKPLRFPDITYSFYPVYCGLYGIQYETVPLAADFSINVDDYLPDANGQAGAIIFPNPNAPTGRALSLADVEHIVAANPDAVVVVDEAYVDFGAESAVRLVARYDNLLVVQTLSKSRSLAGLRVGFAVGSPELIDGLERVKNSFNSYPIDRLASAGAVAALEDTEYFEQTRQAVIETRSRMTGGLEALGFEVLPSAANFVFARHPLKDAASLAAALRERSIIVRHFRHARIDQFLRITVGTDEQVNLLLKALAEVLQT from the coding sequence ATGAGCCGTTTCTGGAGTCCCGTGGTCGGGACGCTCAGTCCGTATGTTCCGGGCGAGCAGCCCAAGCTTCAGAACCTGGTCAAGCTGAACACCAACGAGCATCCTTATGGGCCGTCGCCCAGGGTGCTCGAGGCCATCCGCGCAGCCAGCGACGACACACTCAAGCTGTATCCGGACCCGTCGTCCGATCAACTGCGCCAAGCCATTGCGGCCGCGGTTGGCGTACAAGCCAGCCAGGTCTTCGTCGGCAACGGTTCCGACGAGGTGCTGGCGCACGCATTTCTTGCGCTGCTCAAGCACGACAAGCCGCTGCGCTTTCCGGACATCACTTACAGCTTTTATCCGGTCTATTGCGGCCTGTACGGCATCCAGTACGAAACGGTGCCGCTGGCGGCGGACTTCTCCATCAACGTTGATGACTACCTGCCGGACGCAAACGGGCAGGCTGGTGCCATCATCTTCCCGAATCCCAATGCGCCTACCGGCCGAGCGCTGAGCTTGGCCGACGTTGAGCATATCGTAGCGGCCAACCCGGACGCGGTCGTGGTGGTGGACGAAGCCTATGTGGACTTCGGTGCTGAATCCGCTGTGAGGCTGGTTGCGCGCTACGACAATCTGCTGGTGGTGCAGACGCTGTCCAAGTCGCGTTCGCTGGCGGGGTTGCGCGTGGGCTTCGCGGTGGGAAGCCCCGAGCTTATCGATGGACTCGAGCGCGTAAAGAACAGTTTCAACTCCTACCCCATCGATCGCCTGGCATCGGCCGGCGCAGTGGCGGCATTGGAAGATACAGAGTACTTTGAGCAGACGCGCCAAGCCGTGATCGAAACCCGGTCGCGGATGACGGGGGGGCTGGAGGCGTTGGGCTTTGAGGTGTTGCCGTCGGCGGCGAATTTCGTGTTTGCGCGCCATCCCTTGAAAGACGCTGCGAGTCTGGCCGCCGCCTTGCGCGAACGCAGCATCATCGTGCGTCATTTCCGTCATGCGCGCATTGACCAGTTTCTTCGCATTACCGTGGGCACCGACGAGCAAGTAAACCTGCTTCTGAAAGCGCTGGCGGAGGTCCTGCAAACGTGA
- the hfq gene encoding RNA chaperone Hfq: MSNKGQTLQDPFLNTLRKDHVPVSIYLVNGIKLQGQIESFDQYVVLLRNTVTQMVYKHAISTVVPARAVNFQVEVPAE; encoded by the coding sequence ATGAGCAATAAAGGGCAAACTTTGCAAGATCCGTTCCTGAACACGCTGCGCAAGGATCATGTGCCCGTGTCGATTTACTTGGTGAACGGTATCAAGCTTCAAGGGCAAATCGAATCTTTTGATCAGTACGTGGTGCTGCTGCGTAATACGGTCACGCAAATGGTTTACAAGCACGCCATTTCAACCGTTGTTCCCGCGCGCGCCGTAAATTTCCAGGTGGAAGTCCCTGCTGAATAG
- the hflX gene encoding GTPase HflX — protein MRALIISVDLGDPDFAAHAEEFAMLAKGAGAEVVGTLTARRDRPDAKFFIGSGKADEAVGMAQALLADIVLFDQPLSPAQQRNLERAFNLRVVDRVALILDIFALRAKSHEGKLQVELAQLQHLATRLTRMWSHLERQRGGIGMRGPGESQLEMDRRMIGAKVKTLRERLDRVERQRVTQRRARARGGALSVSLVGYTNAGKSTLFNALTRADSYAADQLFATLDTTTRRIWIEGAGSVVVSDTVGFIRDLPHGLIAAFRATLEETVHADLLLHVVDAASPQRDEQIFEVNKVLAEIGASAIPTILVYNKIDRAGLEPRVERDAHGTIARVFVSATERAGLDALRGAIAETGQIVGNNAANYQTLQSE, from the coding sequence ATGCGCGCTCTGATTATCAGCGTCGACCTGGGTGATCCGGACTTCGCTGCCCACGCCGAAGAATTCGCTATGCTGGCCAAGGGGGCGGGCGCTGAAGTCGTCGGCACCCTGACTGCTCGGCGCGACCGGCCCGACGCCAAGTTCTTCATCGGCTCGGGCAAGGCGGATGAGGCCGTCGGAATGGCGCAGGCCCTGTTGGCCGACATTGTTCTGTTTGATCAACCGTTGTCACCCGCCCAGCAACGCAACCTTGAACGCGCCTTTAATCTGCGCGTGGTGGACCGCGTTGCGCTGATCCTGGATATCTTCGCCTTGCGTGCGAAAAGCCACGAAGGAAAATTGCAGGTCGAGCTGGCGCAGTTGCAGCATTTGGCCACGCGCCTGACGCGCATGTGGAGCCACCTGGAGCGTCAGCGCGGAGGTATCGGGATGCGCGGCCCTGGTGAATCGCAGCTTGAAATGGACCGCCGCATGATCGGCGCCAAGGTCAAGACGCTGCGTGAACGGCTGGACCGCGTTGAGCGCCAGCGTGTGACCCAGCGTCGTGCTCGGGCGCGAGGCGGCGCCTTGTCGGTGTCGCTGGTGGGTTACACCAACGCCGGAAAGTCCACGCTGTTCAATGCGCTAACGCGCGCGGACAGCTATGCCGCCGACCAGCTCTTCGCAACGCTCGATACCACCACCCGCCGCATCTGGATCGAAGGCGCCGGTTCTGTCGTAGTGTCGGACACGGTGGGCTTCATTCGTGACCTGCCTCACGGCCTGATTGCCGCGTTCCGCGCAACGCTGGAAGAAACCGTGCATGCGGATTTGCTGCTGCACGTGGTTGATGCGGCCAGCCCCCAGCGCGACGAGCAGATTTTTGAAGTGAACAAGGTACTTGCCGAAATCGGCGCGTCCGCCATTCCGACCATCCTGGTATACAACAAGATTGACCGGGCCGGACTGGAACCCCGGGTGGAACGCGATGCACATGGTACGATTGCGCGAGTATTTGTAAGCGCCACCGAGCGCGCCGGTCTGGATGCGTTGCGCGGGGCAATTGCGGAGACCGGACAGATTGTGGGAAACAATGCCGCGAATTATCAAACTCTTCAATCTGAATGA
- the hflK gene encoding FtsH protease activity modulator HflK → MPRIIKLFNLNDPGWGRGNNNGSEPPPKRPQGNGDGPPDLDEVWRDFNNRIGSLFGRKGGGGGNNRPSNRGGMTPPSPRGARIGLGVIALVAAGIWLASGFYIVQEGQVAVVTQFGKYKSTSQAGFQWRLPYPIQSQEIVNVSQLRTFEVGFRGGSRNKVLPEALMLTTDENIVDMQFVVQYRLRADGAPDYLFETRDPDESVRQASETAMREVVGKQTMDFVLYEGRTQVATQVQELMQQILDRYQSGVQVSTVAIQNVQPPEQVQAAFDDAVKAGQDRERQINEGQAYANQVVPLASGQASRMTEQAEGYKAKVVGDAQGNTSRFTSILGEYEKAPQVMRQRMYLESMQDIFTRASKVMVDTKSNNNMLYLPLDKIMNLAAQDGGKSTVGNPGSPALISPPIQPPLRSNVVPVPQSSGSSNSNTLPRDRASR, encoded by the coding sequence ATGCCGCGAATTATCAAACTCTTCAATCTGAATGACCCCGGTTGGGGTCGTGGGAATAACAATGGCTCCGAGCCGCCGCCGAAGCGGCCTCAAGGCAATGGAGACGGCCCACCTGACCTGGACGAAGTCTGGCGCGATTTCAACAATCGCATCGGCTCGTTGTTTGGTCGCAAGGGCGGTGGCGGTGGCAATAACCGCCCCAGCAACCGAGGCGGCATGACGCCGCCTTCCCCGCGTGGTGCGCGCATTGGCCTGGGCGTCATTGCCCTGGTCGCGGCGGGCATCTGGCTGGCCAGCGGTTTCTACATCGTGCAAGAAGGCCAGGTCGCGGTTGTGACCCAATTCGGCAAGTACAAGAGCACCTCGCAAGCCGGCTTCCAGTGGCGCTTACCGTATCCCATTCAAAGCCAGGAAATCGTCAACGTGTCGCAATTGCGCACGTTCGAAGTCGGTTTCCGCGGGGGTTCGCGCAACAAGGTTCTGCCTGAAGCGCTGATGCTCACGACGGACGAGAACATCGTCGACATGCAGTTCGTCGTGCAATACCGCCTGCGCGCCGATGGCGCTCCTGACTATCTGTTCGAGACTCGCGACCCAGACGAATCCGTTCGCCAGGCTTCTGAAACGGCCATGCGCGAAGTCGTGGGCAAACAGACGATGGACTTCGTCCTGTACGAAGGCCGTACTCAGGTGGCCACGCAAGTCCAGGAGTTGATGCAGCAGATCCTGGACCGCTACCAAAGCGGCGTGCAGGTCAGCACCGTCGCCATTCAAAACGTGCAGCCGCCCGAGCAGGTGCAAGCCGCCTTCGATGACGCCGTCAAGGCCGGCCAAGACCGCGAGCGCCAGATCAACGAAGGTCAGGCCTATGCCAACCAGGTCGTGCCGCTGGCCAGTGGCCAGGCTTCGCGCATGACTGAGCAGGCCGAAGGCTACAAGGCCAAGGTCGTGGGCGATGCGCAGGGTAATACCTCGCGCTTCACCAGCATCCTGGGCGAATACGAAAAGGCGCCGCAAGTCATGCGCCAGCGCATGTACCTGGAAAGCATGCAGGACATCTTCACGCGCGCCAGCAAGGTCATGGTCGACACCAAGAGCAACAACAACATGTTGTATTTGCCCCTGGACAAGATCATGAATCTGGCTGCTCAAGACGGCGGCAAGTCCACCGTCGGCAACCCGGGTTCGCCTGCGTTGATCAGCCCGCCGATTCAACCGCCGTTGCGTAGCAACGTGGTCCCGGTGCCCCAATCTTCCGGCAGCAGCAATAGCAACACGCTGCCTCGCGACCGCGCGTCGCGCTAA